Genomic window (Streptomyces liliiviolaceus):
GGGTCTTCTCGACGGAGACCGGGTGCACGGTGTCGCCGTTGGCGAGGATCACCGAGTGCTTGATCGCGTCACGGCCGCACCACAGGGAGTAGGCGTTGTTCCACTCCTCGGCCTTGTCGTTGTCGATCAGCGTGATCTTGACGCCGTACTTCTGCTCCAGCGCCTCGCGGCGCTCATAGACGGCTTCCTTGCGGTAACCGACGATGATCGCGACCTCGGTCAGGCCGATCTCGGCGAAGTTGCCGAGGGTGAGGTCGAGCACCGTGATGCTGTCCTCGTCGCCTTCGGGTCCCACCGGCACCAGAGCCTTGGGCAGGGTGTCGGTGTAGGGGCGCAGACGCCGTCCGGCGCCGGCAGCCAGCACGAGGCCGATCATGCGGGTT
Coding sequences:
- a CDS encoding phosphocholine cytidylyltransferase family protein; translation: MIGLVLAAGAGRRLRPYTDTLPKALVPVGPEGDEDSITVLDLTLGNFAEIGLTEVAIIVGYRKEAVYERREALEQKYGVKITLIDNDKAEEWNNAYSLWCGRDAIKHSVILANGDTVHPVSVEKTLLAARGDGKKIILALDTVKSLADEEMKVVVGPEGGMTKITKLMDPAEATGEYIGVTLIEGDAADELADALKTVFETDPQQFYEHGYQELVNRGFRIDVAPIGDVKWVEIDNHEDLAKGRVIACQY